CACGGTTATGATCCCACACAATCAGGTTTTTGTTGGCCATACCGCTTTTGTGCAGCGTAGGCCCTAAAAAGTTCTTCACAAAGTCACGCTCCTCTTCAGCAGTGTACATGCACGACTCCCAGGTTTGTTTAGCCATCGGCTCGTTTTGTACCGATAAGCCCCACACCGGTATGCCTTCCTTCTCGTATGCGTTGATAAATTTTACATACATATTGGCCCAGGGTTGGTAAAACTCCGCCTTAAGCTTACCGCCCTGCAACATATTATTGTTATCCTTCATAAAAGCAGGTGGGCTCCACGGACTAACATACATGGTTAGTTTACCACCAGCTGCCACGATAGCCTGTTTAATAAAGGGTATGCGGTACTTTTTATCATGCTGTATACTAAATGTTTTAAGTTCGGCGTCACCTTCTTTTACGTAGCTATAGCTCCCGCTCGAAAAGTCGCAGCTTTGTATGTTGGTGCGGGCAATGGTATAACCTATGCCTTTTTCAGTATCATAAAAATCTGTCAATAGTTGTTGCTGCTTGTCCTTAGGCAGCTTGTAAAATGTTTCAGCTGAGGCATCGGTAAGGGCAGCTCCTATTCCCAATACTGACTGGAATGTTTTACCCGGGTCAACAAATATGCAGGCTTCGGTTTCAAAAGGCTGCGGATTGGGTGTGAAGTTCAGCGTTCCCGTTTCGGAGAGGCGAAACTTGGTATCCTTGGCCGTGGTGTAAACCTTTACCGTTTTACCGGCAACCGGCGAGGCCGCCGTTTGTGCCAAAGCCTGTTGCCATAATTGCTGCGATATAAGCAGCATAGCGGCTAATTTATGTATCTTATGCATGTATAAATGTTTTTGTAAACCTGATTTGTAATTGATTACCATACGTAAGTACCAACTGCCCCGCCTGCCAATGTACTGGCAGCTATCCTGTTGTTATACTTAATGTTGAATGTTAAGGTACTGGCCGTATTGTTAAGCACAATAAGTACCTTTTTGCCTGATGGCGTTTTGTAAGCCACGCTTTGCAGATCATTTATTGAGCTTGAGCCGATACGTACCGAGCCTGGCCTAACAAATTTGGACGCGTGTGCCACAATGTAGTAAGACACATTGCGTGCAACTGATGTACCTACCGTGATCGCCCCCTGGCAAGCATCGCAGCCGCCAACAGTATGCGGATCAAATTTAGGATCGGAAGCCAGGTTCCACTCTATTACATTTCGGCTCCAGTTGCGCATAGCGCCTATAATGAGGTTGCTGGTATGCCATTTCAAATCGCCGTCAAAGCTGCCGTTGCCAAAAGTGGCCTGCTCGGTAAAGTACACGTTCTTACTTGGCGCCGCATCATGTACAGTACTCATGGCGTTGATGTTACCGCCATACAGGTGAAACGCCGAGCCATCAATGTATTTTGCGGCGGCGGCATCCTTTAAAATATCGATAGCATATTCCGGATGATCGAGGTTATGATCGTAGATCAATATTTTGGTATTGATGCCTGCTGACTCGAACGCCGGGCCCAGGTTATCGCGCACAAAAATCTTTTGGTCTGCCGACGACATGAACATGCTCGGGTTATTGTAAGCGTTCAGCGGTTCGTTTTGCGGGGTAATGGCATCAATGGTAATCCCTTCGGCCTTCATGGCATTAATGTATTTTACGAAGTACTGCGCGTAAACGCTGTAATATTCTTTCTTTAGGCTGCCGCCATAATAGCCCTGGTTGTCCTTCATCCAGGTTGGCGCTGTCCATGGGCTGGCCAATATTTTTATATTCGGATTAACGGCCAATATCATTTTCAATACCGGTATCAAATCCTTTTTTTCCATATCGATGCTGAACTGTTTAAGTTCGGTATCGCTTACACCGGTAGTGATCTCGTCGTAAGTAAAAGGCACAACACTCAAATCTGACGCACCCAACGTTACCCGCAAATAGCTGATGCCAATTCCACCACCTTCTGTGCCAAAAAGTTCCCTGATAAGAGCGGTTTTATCAGTAGCGTTCAGTTGATTGATCAGCATGGCGCTGCCACCGGTTAGCGCAAAGCCAAAGCCATCCACGGTTTGATAGGTTTGGGTGCTATCCACCTCAATGGTGGCGTTATTATTTGTTTCCTGTTTAAACAGGATAGCTACATTCTGTTTTGCAAAAAGCGATGTTCTGTCGCCTTTGGTAAGCCAAAATTCTACATCAGTTTTCGCTGGTGTAACTGGTGGCGGAACTACCGGGTCAACCGGGTCTGGCTTTGTTGAGGCCGATTTACTGCATCCACCGGCAACACTGGCGAGCAACAGCAAGAAATAAATTGGGTATATAACTGTTTTATTCATATAGTTAATTTATCAGGCAAATGTATTTTAAAGGCATACGGGTGGCCGTTGCTACAGCTTTTAGGCCGTTAGCAAAAAAGTTTTGCCGGTGATAATTATGATTATTTACTAAGCGGTGATGCAGCCTTTATTTATTAATCATTTTATAGAATCGTACATAATCAACCTGCATACTGGCCGGGAAAACGCTGTCATCAACTCCCTGCAGCCCGCCCCAATTGCCGCCAACAGCAACATTCAGCAGCAGGTGAAATTTCTGGTCGAACGGCCAGGTTGATTCACCTTTGCCTTCATTTACGAAGGTGAACACCAGTGTGTCATCATAATAACCACGGATAGCATAAGGTGTCCAATCGACACGGTATTTATGGTAAGCGGTTAGCGCCGTTTCCATCATCCGGCCTGATGTTTTGGAGTTGCCGGCATTATTAACCGAATTATGTACGCTGAAATGTACATTGTTCGGATCGTAACCTACATGCTCCATAATATCAATCTCGCCTGATTTTGGCCAAGCGCCATATTTATAGTCATCAGGCAGCATCCAAATGGCCGGCCAAGTTCCCCTACCGGCAGGCAGTTTGGCGCGTACCTCAACCCTGCCATAAGTGATGCTATGCTCAAACTTTGATACCATGCGCGATGAAGTGTAGTTCATGCCCTGCATAACCTCTTTTTTAGCCGTGATGGTAAGAATGCCGTTTTTTATCGAAGCATTATTTTCTGTATTGGTATAGTATTGTAATTCGTTATTGCCCCATCCGCTGCCGCCGGTATCATACATCCATTTGGAGTCACTGGGCTTTCCGTCGGTATCAAATTCGTCTGCGAAGGATGCCGTGGTCTCAAACTCCCAGCCCTTATCGGTAGGTGGCTCGGTTTTAACCGGGCCGATGTTAGGTGCTGGGTCGCTTTTTTTGCTACCGCAGGCAATGAGTACCAGTCCGGTAAACGCGCAAAGTAATATCGTGGTATTAATTTTTATCATACTCATTAGTTTACTTAAATTATGAACCGCCCCTCGCGGGCGGTTCATACAACAACATGTGTGTTTATTAATTAATAACCTGGATTTTGCTTAAGT
This Mucilaginibacter defluvii DNA region includes the following protein-coding sequences:
- a CDS encoding glycoside hydrolase family 30 protein — translated: MNKTVIYPIYFLLLLASVAGGCSKSASTKPDPVDPVVPPPVTPAKTDVEFWLTKGDRTSLFAKQNVAILFKQETNNNATIEVDSTQTYQTVDGFGFALTGGSAMLINQLNATDKTALIRELFGTEGGGIGISYLRVTLGASDLSVVPFTYDEITTGVSDTELKQFSIDMEKKDLIPVLKMILAVNPNIKILASPWTAPTWMKDNQGYYGGSLKKEYYSVYAQYFVKYINAMKAEGITIDAITPQNEPLNAYNNPSMFMSSADQKIFVRDNLGPAFESAGINTKILIYDHNLDHPEYAIDILKDAAAAKYIDGSAFHLYGGNINAMSTVHDAAPSKNVYFTEQATFGNGSFDGDLKWHTSNLIIGAMRNWSRNVIEWNLASDPKFDPHTVGGCDACQGAITVGTSVARNVSYYIVAHASKFVRPGSVRIGSSSINDLQSVAYKTPSGKKVLIVLNNTASTLTFNIKYNNRIAASTLAGGAVGTYVW
- a CDS encoding glycoside hydrolase family 30 protein, whose product is MHKIHKLAAMLLISQQLWQQALAQTAASPVAGKTVKVYTTAKDTKFRLSETGTLNFTPNPQPFETEACIFVDPGKTFQSVLGIGAALTDASAETFYKLPKDKQQQLLTDFYDTEKGIGYTIARTNIQSCDFSSGSYSYVKEGDAELKTFSIQHDKKYRIPFIKQAIVAAGGKLTMYVSPWSPPAFMKDNNNMLQGGKLKAEFYQPWANMYVKFINAYEKEGIPVWGLSVQNEPMAKQTWESCMYTAEEERDFVKNFLGPTLHKSGMANKNLIVWDHNRDLLYQRASTILSDPEAAKYVWGTGFHWYVHDVFDNVKRVKEAFPDKNLIFTEGCSERYSNERINEWQWGEMYGKSMVNDFNNGVVGWTDWNIFLDQTGGPNHVGNFCYAPVHANTKTAEITYMNSYYYIGHFSKFVKPGAKRIISSSNRDKLQTTAFVSPEGKLVVVVLNLSDEELPYQLWIAGNAAKTKSLPHSITTLVVQ
- a CDS encoding glycoside hydrolase family 16 protein; protein product: MIKINTTILLCAFTGLVLIACGSKKSDPAPNIGPVKTEPPTDKGWEFETTASFADEFDTDGKPSDSKWMYDTGGSGWGNNELQYYTNTENNASIKNGILTITAKKEVMQGMNYTSSRMVSKFEHSITYGRVEVRAKLPAGRGTWPAIWMLPDDYKYGAWPKSGEIDIMEHVGYDPNNVHFSVHNSVNNAGNSKTSGRMMETALTAYHKYRVDWTPYAIRGYYDDTLVFTFVNEGKGESTWPFDQKFHLLLNVAVGGNWGGLQGVDDSVFPASMQVDYVRFYKMINK